From the Butyrivibrio fibrisolvens genome, one window contains:
- a CDS encoding (2Fe-2S)-binding protein, with the protein MNVNKEACTCKNIKYKDIIDLVLSGVTNVNDVQDKLRYGTGCGKCVEFIEFLISDVAAHPDNYK; encoded by the coding sequence ATGAATGTTAATAAAGAAGCTTGTACCTGCAAGAATATCAAATATAAAGATATCATAGATCTGGTATTGTCCGGCGTGACAAATGTAAATGACGTACAGGATAAGCTCCGATACGGAACCGGCTGCGGCAAATGCGTTGAATTCATTGAATTTTTGATAAGTGATGTCGCGGCTCACCCGGATAATTACAAGTAA
- a CDS encoding amino acid ABC transporter ATP-binding protein, which translates to MLKVRNLNKSFGDKVILNDISFDVNKGETVAIIGPSGSGKSTTLRCINLLEKPDSGSLTLAGKTYDYAALSKQDISNIRKSTAMVFQNFSLYENKTAIQNITLPLIKGKGYSKKDATEEALKQLEKVGLTEWKDHYPAQLSGGQQQRVGIARALALKPDVILFDEPTSALDPERVQGILGIIKEISKQRITSVIVTHELEFALDVADRVILIADGIIVEEGSAREVLKNPKDPRAIKFLGHFADKLEYII; encoded by the coding sequence ATGCTCAAAGTCAGAAATCTTAACAAGTCTTTTGGAGACAAGGTAATACTTAATGATATAAGCTTTGATGTTAATAAGGGCGAAACTGTGGCTATAATCGGGCCTTCCGGATCCGGTAAGTCAACAACCTTAAGATGCATCAACCTTCTGGAAAAACCTGATAGCGGAAGCCTTACACTTGCAGGTAAGACCTATGACTATGCTGCACTTTCCAAACAGGATATATCAAATATAAGAAAAAGCACTGCAATGGTATTCCAGAACTTCAGTCTCTATGAGAACAAAACTGCCATCCAGAATATCACCCTTCCACTTATAAAAGGAAAAGGCTACAGCAAGAAGGATGCAACAGAAGAAGCTTTGAAGCAACTGGAAAAAGTAGGCCTTACAGAATGGAAAGACCATTATCCTGCCCAGTTGTCAGGAGGCCAGCAGCAAAGAGTAGGCATCGCCAGAGCCTTAGCACTAAAACCAGACGTGATACTATTCGATGAACCTACAAGTGCGTTGGATCCCGAAAGAGTTCAAGGAATACTCGGCATCATAAAAGAGATATCCAAGCAGAGGATAACCTCGGTTATAGTAACTCACGAACTTGAGTTCGCACTGGATGTTGCCGACAGAGTGATACTTATAGCAGACGGCATCATAGTTGAAGAGGGTAGTGCAAGAGAAGTCCTTAAGAACCCAAAAGATCCAAGAGCAATTAAGTTTTTGGGGCACTTTGCAGATAAGCTTGAGTACATAATATAA
- a CDS encoding helix-turn-helix transcriptional regulator, with product MKKWILKMNDHDISKERYLQIAGKFGLTRRELELGYLKVSGLTNRRIAYMLGISEQTVKNHFRSIYEKAWVPGRKEFTELFL from the coding sequence ATGAAGAAATGGATCTTGAAGATGAATGATCATGATATTTCCAAAGAACGATATCTTCAGATTGCAGGGAAATTCGGGCTTACAAGAAGAGAACTTGAACTTGGGTATCTGAAGGTATCAGGTCTAACTAATCGAAGAATAGCATATATGCTTGGAATTTCAGAACAGACAGTCAAGAACCACTTCAGAAGCATATATGAAAAAGCCTGGGTTCCCGGAAGAAAAGAATTCACGGAATTATTTTTATAA
- a CDS encoding nitroreductase family protein has protein sequence MKLSQYMLERKSVRTFNANQKIDSDKLSTFKEFIKDIKNPYDIPVKFEIFDKDANGLSSPVIAGEEAYVIATVPKIEHAEEAYGYSFELMMLCAKALGIGTVMIGGTMKREIFEQAAGLKDGEMMPCVTPIGIPADKRSIKENLMRTGIKADSRKDASKLFFQDEFDKAMGETSDEVRLALEHVRWAPSAVNKQPWRIVRQGNIYHFYEKKDKGYINPSTGDLQKIDLGIAICHFMTSLKDHGVDSKLVLNDPAIACPEDTEYIASVVVEE, from the coding sequence ATGAAATTATCCCAGTACATGCTTGAAAGAAAGAGTGTAAGAACATTTAATGCAAATCAGAAGATAGATTCTGATAAACTAAGCACTTTTAAAGAATTCATCAAGGATATAAAGAATCCTTATGATATTCCTGTTAAGTTCGAAATATTTGATAAGGATGCTAATGGACTTTCAAGTCCGGTAATAGCAGGCGAAGAGGCGTATGTTATAGCCACTGTTCCAAAGATAGAGCATGCTGAAGAAGCATATGGATATTCATTTGAACTTATGATGCTGTGTGCCAAGGCTCTTGGAATAGGTACTGTCATGATAGGCGGAACCATGAAAAGAGAGATATTCGAGCAGGCAGCTGGTCTTAAAGATGGTGAGATGATGCCCTGTGTGACACCAATCGGTATTCCTGCAGATAAGAGATCCATCAAGGAGAATCTCATGAGAACAGGTATCAAGGCCGATTCCAGAAAGGATGCATCAAAACTCTTCTTCCAGGACGAGTTCGATAAAGCTATGGGAGAAACAAGTGATGAAGTAAGACTTGCACTTGAACATGTCAGATGGGCTCCGTCAGCTGTTAACAAGCAGCCATGGAGAATAGTAAGACAGGGCAATATATATCATTTCTATGAGAAAAAAGACAAAGGATATATAAATCCAAGTACAGGAGACCTTCAGAAGATAGACCTTGGAATTGCAATCTGTCACTTTATGACAAGTCTAAAGGACCACGGAGTAGATTCAAAGCTTGTACTTAATGATCCGGCTATAGCATGCCCTGAAGATACAGAGTATATCGCAAGCGTTGTAGTAGAAGAGTAA
- a CDS encoding aminopeptidase: MNNEADIKELNDRLTKVKDEIAGILTSEKEDSFFAQAAKLVTLQLETYDKLTDGSFYELDEAAMKANNDELYNWKLEANYEDSFVNPTKAANVYGDKGQIIALLAEKLVFGNTHIFNNRKERYVIAIELFLEIYNLYKEGADVDAWKKAIKDHQTKYIDLIAMEAIHRQYDPDNHKVTEILNKVKPGDYRFLYLYGLPVSDNEIRTAKFIDSLPDSDLTAMAGTLTKGYRKGFEVMGVDFDKKKSVCIYYNVGFEKMVKTAAEQFKEMGLASTFLVTSGAENKQSDFDHKQDMALYLDEAFVDTYLSAFRKAYESIKDKVRSHGGPAAIEIFGERDFAPVRKKDAPAFDEKQRPLYASLINKAALLRTQFLPGEERSFAIIAYPVPEIGDRFEQIFADTVKVNTLPREKYQKIQQAIIDALDLGDHAVIKGMNGNKTELTVSFHELKNPENETNFENCLDDVNIPLGEVFTSPVLKGTNGLLHVKEVFINGLKYTDLSFTVKDGMVTDYSCGNFENPADGKKLVDDEIMKNHETLAMGEFAIGTNTVAYVMGIKHDIQAKLPILIAEKTGPHFAFGDTCYSHSEDHAVFNPDGKEIIARDNEVSSLRKDDPEKAYFGCHTDITVPYNELGEITVYGKNGYQKTIIKDGRFVLEGTQELNEALEELN, from the coding sequence ATGAATAACGAAGCAGATATCAAAGAACTTAACGACCGCCTTACTAAGGTCAAGGACGAAATAGCCGGAATTCTCACATCTGAGAAGGAAGACAGCTTTTTTGCCCAGGCAGCAAAGCTTGTAACTCTTCAGCTTGAAACATATGATAAGCTTACAGATGGATCATTTTATGAACTTGACGAAGCTGCAATGAAGGCAAATAATGATGAGCTTTATAACTGGAAGCTTGAGGCAAACTATGAGGACTCTTTTGTAAATCCTACTAAGGCAGCAAATGTGTATGGAGATAAGGGCCAGATCATCGCTTTACTTGCAGAAAAGCTTGTATTTGGAAATACACACATCTTTAATAACAGGAAAGAGAGATATGTAATAGCTATAGAGCTTTTCCTTGAGATATACAACCTTTATAAAGAAGGCGCAGATGTAGACGCATGGAAGAAGGCAATTAAAGATCATCAGACCAAGTACATTGATCTTATCGCTATGGAAGCAATCCATAGACAGTATGATCCTGATAATCATAAGGTTACAGAAATCTTAAATAAGGTTAAGCCCGGCGATTACAGATTCCTGTATTTATACGGTCTTCCTGTTTCTGATAATGAGATAAGAACAGCTAAGTTCATCGATTCTCTTCCTGATTCAGATCTTACAGCCATGGCTGGCACCCTTACTAAGGGTTACCGCAAAGGTTTTGAAGTTATGGGCGTAGATTTTGACAAGAAAAAGTCAGTTTGCATCTACTATAACGTTGGATTTGAAAAGATGGTAAAGACTGCTGCCGAGCAGTTTAAAGAAATGGGACTTGCAAGCACATTCCTCGTAACGTCCGGAGCTGAGAACAAGCAGAGCGATTTTGATCACAAACAGGATATGGCACTTTACCTTGATGAAGCTTTCGTTGATACATATCTTTCTGCTTTCCGTAAGGCTTATGAGAGTATCAAAGACAAGGTTAGATCTCACGGCGGACCTGCTGCTATCGAAATCTTTGGAGAGAGAGACTTTGCGCCTGTCAGAAAGAAGGATGCACCTGCATTTGATGAAAAACAAAGACCTCTTTATGCATCACTTATAAATAAAGCCGCGCTTCTTCGCACACAGTTCCTTCCAGGCGAAGAGAGAAGCTTTGCAATAATAGCTTATCCTGTTCCTGAGATTGGTGATAGGTTCGAGCAGATATTTGCAGATACAGTTAAGGTCAATACTCTTCCCAGAGAAAAATATCAGAAGATCCAGCAGGCTATTATCGATGCTCTTGACCTTGGTGATCATGCTGTTATCAAAGGTATGAACGGCAACAAGACAGAGCTTACAGTTTCATTCCATGAGCTCAAGAATCCTGAGAATGAGACCAATTTCGAGAACTGCCTTGATGACGTTAATATCCCTCTTGGTGAAGTTTTCACATCTCCTGTACTTAAGGGAACAAATGGTCTTCTTCATGTCAAAGAAGTCTTCATAAACGGCCTTAAATATACCGACCTTTCATTCACAGTAAAAGATGGTATGGTTACAGACTATTCATGCGGTAATTTCGAAAACCCTGCTGATGGCAAAAAGCTTGTAGATGACGAGATCATGAAAAATCATGAGACTCTTGCTATGGGCGAGTTCGCTATCGGAACTAACACTGTTGCATATGTAATGGGCATTAAGCATGATATCCAGGCTAAGCTTCCAATCCTCATTGCAGAAAAGACAGGACCTCACTTTGCATTTGGTGATACATGCTATTCACACAGCGAAGACCATGCAGTATTCAATCCTGACGGCAAAGAGATAATAGCAAGAGATAACGAAGTAAGTTCTCTTAGAAAAGACGATCCTGAGAAGGCATATTTTGGCTGCCATACAGATATTACTGTTCCATATAATGAGCTGGGAGAGATCACAGTATACGGTAAGAACGGATATCAGAAGACAATCATCAAGGACGGAAGATTTGTACTTGAAGGTACACAGGAGCTTAACGAAGCACTTGAAGAGCTTAATTAA
- a CDS encoding methyl-accepting chemotaxis protein, with protein sequence MKTKKRGSIKTQLIVTMLLLSSIPLLIAIVISSLSSINMATDNQETIATEKSKVISSDIETLIAQNQAMLRTVASSSDVIQFLEDPTNEAVKKNASYTMKTADANVNDGNYIRLVDNTGQQIFRSDDGELITVDTREYFTQAMAGNEYVSEVIESKTSGAFIIVLSVPVKNASGQVIGIIHRNYDLLFLEDILSKTADDITVINIVDREGFLIEGSTTDVSVETGRPDYSSSALVKKALAGETGCSISDYTGHKSIVAYTRNDLTGWGIITEVDYQGAMRASYITINLIIGFGAVILIIAAILGYNIAKSFAVPIAATSALAGELAGGNLAADDVKVKSNNEIAEMADAVNDMRSRLSDVMKSTKASSKDVDNESISLSDSASQASEAASQVSHAIDEISRGAVSQAESVQTAAGNATSIGDDIDIISGNVEQLNEYSSDMRDSCNKAMDTLSQLIKQSEEVTQSVKDIGETIESTNTSAKQISEFTEAISSIASQTNLLSLNASIEAARAGDAGKGFAVVAQEISSLAEESNKSANMIKEIVDTLLQNSAQSVDVMVKLNENFGKQSEQLSTTKENMESMVDSVSNVAQSSNQIAEKVDSLNAAKNELTHIITDLSAISEENAASTQETNASMEELNATFQLISDSAKKLQNLAESLGQNISYFQV encoded by the coding sequence ATGAAAACAAAGAAACGTGGTAGTATTAAAACCCAGCTGATTGTTACTATGCTACTTCTAAGCAGCATTCCTCTTCTGATCGCAATAGTTATCAGCTCCTTGTCTTCCATCAACATGGCAACCGATAATCAGGAGACTATTGCTACTGAAAAATCCAAAGTCATCTCATCAGACATAGAAACTTTAATTGCTCAGAACCAGGCTATGCTTAGGACTGTCGCATCATCATCGGATGTAATACAGTTTCTGGAAGATCCAACCAATGAAGCTGTTAAAAAAAACGCATCCTATACTATGAAAACTGCAGATGCCAATGTTAACGATGGCAACTACATAAGACTTGTCGACAATACCGGGCAGCAGATCTTCAGAAGTGATGATGGCGAGCTAATCACTGTAGATACAAGAGAATACTTCACTCAAGCAATGGCCGGCAATGAATATGTATCTGAAGTTATTGAAAGCAAGACATCAGGCGCCTTTATCATAGTTCTGTCTGTTCCTGTTAAGAATGCTTCCGGACAGGTTATCGGTATCATCCATAGGAACTATGATCTTCTTTTCCTTGAAGATATTCTCAGTAAAACTGCTGATGATATCACTGTAATCAATATTGTGGACCGTGAAGGATTCCTTATAGAAGGTTCGACTACTGATGTATCTGTAGAAACAGGTAGACCTGACTACAGTAGTTCTGCACTTGTTAAAAAAGCTCTTGCAGGAGAGACAGGATGCAGCATTTCTGATTATACAGGTCATAAATCTATCGTAGCATATACCAGAAATGATCTAACCGGATGGGGTATCATTACTGAAGTTGATTATCAGGGAGCTATGAGAGCTTCGTATATCACTATCAATCTGATAATCGGTTTTGGAGCTGTAATTCTTATTATAGCAGCTATCCTTGGATATAATATCGCCAAATCTTTTGCTGTGCCTATTGCAGCAACAAGTGCTCTTGCCGGTGAACTTGCAGGTGGCAATCTTGCAGCAGACGATGTTAAGGTCAAGTCCAACAATGAGATTGCTGAAATGGCCGATGCCGTTAACGATATGAGATCAAGACTCAGCGATGTCATGAAGAGTACCAAAGCATCTTCCAAAGATGTTGATAATGAGAGTATCAGCCTTTCAGATTCTGCATCTCAGGCTTCCGAAGCAGCAAGCCAGGTATCTCATGCTATCGATGAGATATCAAGAGGCGCAGTATCCCAGGCAGAAAGCGTTCAGACCGCTGCCGGCAATGCTACATCCATTGGAGATGATATAGACATCATCTCCGGCAACGTAGAACAGCTCAACGAGTACTCTTCAGACATGAGAGATTCCTGCAACAAGGCAATGGATACTCTCAGTCAGCTTATAAAGCAAAGCGAAGAAGTTACCCAGTCCGTTAAAGATATAGGCGAGACAATCGAATCCACCAACACTTCTGCCAAGCAAATCTCTGAATTCACGGAAGCCATATCAAGTATTGCATCCCAGACCAATCTCTTGTCCCTCAACGCTTCTATCGAAGCTGCAAGAGCAGGTGATGCCGGTAAAGGATTTGCAGTTGTTGCTCAAGAGATCTCCTCCCTTGCAGAAGAAAGTAATAAGTCTGCCAATATGATCAAAGAGATCGTTGATACACTGCTTCAGAATTCTGCGCAGTCTGTTGATGTAATGGTCAAACTCAACGAGAACTTTGGCAAGCAGTCTGAGCAGCTTTCTACTACTAAGGAAAACATGGAATCCATGGTAGACAGTGTATCTAATGTTGCTCAGAGCTCCAACCAAATTGCTGAGAAGGTTGATTCTCTTAACGCTGCCAAGAACGAGCTCACACATATTATTACAGATCTGTCAGCTATATCAGAAGAAAATGCTGCTTCGACTCAGGAGACCAACGCCTCTATGGAAGAGCTAAACGCTACATTCCAGCTTATCAGCGATTCTGCTAAAAAGCTTCAAAATCTCGCTGAATCTCTTGGACAGAATATCAGCTACTTCCAGGTATGA
- a CDS encoding amino acid ABC transporter substrate-binding protein — protein sequence MKRLTSLLLIAALGIGGLTSCSSKAAQSQNESANTQNSSADNQDTSDGQSTTYDKILEQGYITFATEGTYAPYSYHDDDNNLVGFDVEVAQKVAEKLGVEARFTETQWDGIIAGLDAQKYDAIANQVSITPERQEKYLFSTPYTYVYGAVIVSGDNEDISSFEDLDGKDVALTVTSNWAEVAQSYGGNIVSTSGFSESIQLVIQGRADATVNDNVTFLDFKANQPDANVKIVATSQDSTQSAILIRQEDTALQEAINKALEELRADGTLAELSVKYFGEDITIEK from the coding sequence ATGAAGAGATTAACATCGCTATTACTAATTGCAGCACTTGGAATCGGAGGGCTTACATCATGCTCAAGCAAGGCAGCCCAATCGCAGAACGAATCTGCCAATACTCAAAACTCATCAGCAGATAATCAGGATACATCAGATGGTCAGTCTACAACATATGACAAGATCTTAGAGCAGGGATATATTACATTTGCAACAGAAGGAACTTATGCACCATATTCTTATCATGATGATGACAATAATCTTGTAGGTTTTGATGTTGAGGTAGCACAGAAGGTTGCAGAGAAACTTGGCGTAGAAGCAAGATTTACTGAAACTCAGTGGGATGGCATAATCGCAGGTCTTGATGCTCAGAAATATGATGCTATAGCCAATCAGGTTAGTATAACACCAGAAAGACAGGAGAAGTATCTTTTTTCTACACCATACACATATGTATACGGAGCAGTTATCGTAAGTGGAGATAACGAAGATATAAGCAGTTTCGAAGACCTTGATGGCAAGGACGTTGCGCTAACTGTTACAAGTAACTGGGCAGAAGTTGCGCAGAGCTATGGCGGCAATATCGTTTCTACAAGCGGATTCAGCGAGTCTATCCAGCTTGTGATCCAAGGAAGAGCAGATGCTACAGTTAATGACAATGTTACATTCCTTGATTTTAAAGCCAATCAGCCTGATGCCAATGTCAAAATCGTAGCTACATCACAGGATTCCACTCAGTCAGCTATCCTTATAAGACAAGAGGATACAGCCCTTCAGGAAGCTATCAATAAGGCACTTGAGGAGCTTCGAGCAGATGGCACACTTGCAGAACTGTCAGTTAAGTATTTTGGTGAAGACATCACTATAGAAAAATAA
- a CDS encoding sodium-dependent transporter, which produces MERENFKSRLGFILVSAGCAIGIGNVWKFPYITGQNGGGIFVLFYLLFLLIMGVPILTMELAVGRASRKSAVQAYKALEPKGSKWHIHGWICFIANLMLMMYYTTVSGWMINYMIKFATGTFDGVGTELSVASIFDEMLASPKQSMIFMFLTVTCGILVCAIGLQKGIENITKFMMIALIVLIIILAVNSTMLKGASEGIKFYLLPSLSSVEEVGLAKVITAAMNQSFFTLSLGAASMEIFGSYMHKDKGLVGEAVRISALDTLIAILAGLIIFPACFSYGIETTAGPSLIFITLPEIFIHMNLGRIWGTLFFVFMTFASFSTVIAVFENIIAVGIDNFGWSRKKSSLINYIILLITCTPCALGYNLLKDVTIIGTKDILDSEDFMVSNIFLPLGALIFLIFCVTKWGWGFEKYQEEVNTGEGIKMPTFLKHYFRIVLPILIIIIFLNGIL; this is translated from the coding sequence ATGGAGAGAGAGAATTTTAAATCAAGGCTTGGATTTATCCTTGTCAGCGCAGGATGCGCAATTGGAATCGGTAATGTATGGAAATTCCCTTATATTACAGGACAGAATGGTGGCGGAATATTTGTTCTTTTTTACCTGTTGTTCCTTCTTATTATGGGTGTTCCGATCCTTACTATGGAGCTTGCAGTAGGAAGAGCAAGTAGAAAAAGTGCTGTACAGGCATATAAAGCGCTGGAACCTAAAGGATCAAAATGGCATATACATGGCTGGATCTGCTTTATAGCTAACCTAATGCTTATGATGTATTACACAACGGTATCAGGCTGGATGATCAACTATATGATCAAGTTCGCTACAGGTACTTTTGATGGAGTAGGTACAGAGCTTTCAGTTGCTTCAATATTTGATGAGATGCTGGCATCACCGAAGCAGAGCATGATCTTTATGTTTTTGACTGTTACATGCGGTATTTTGGTTTGTGCGATAGGTCTTCAGAAGGGAATTGAGAATATTACTAAATTCATGATGATAGCGCTTATAGTACTTATCATCATTCTGGCGGTTAACAGTACTATGCTTAAAGGAGCTTCAGAGGGTATCAAGTTCTATCTTTTGCCATCTCTTTCTTCTGTTGAAGAAGTGGGACTTGCTAAAGTTATAACAGCAGCTATGAACCAGAGCTTTTTTACTTTATCGCTGGGAGCAGCTTCCATGGAGATATTCGGAAGCTATATGCACAAGGACAAGGGACTTGTGGGAGAAGCAGTAAGGATAAGCGCCCTTGATACACTTATAGCTATACTTGCAGGACTTATCATATTCCCTGCATGCTTCTCATATGGTATCGAGACAACAGCAGGACCTTCGCTTATTTTTATAACACTTCCAGAGATATTCATTCATATGAATTTGGGAAGGATATGGGGGACTCTGTTCTTCGTATTCATGACATTTGCAAGCTTTTCAACAGTTATCGCTGTATTTGAGAACATTATTGCAGTAGGAATTGATAATTTTGGTTGGTCAAGGAAGAAATCTTCACTTATAAACTATATCATTCTTCTTATAACCTGCACACCATGTGCTCTTGGATATAACCTTCTTAAGGATGTGACGATCATAGGAACCAAGGATATCCTTGATTCTGAGGACTTTATGGTTAGTAATATCTTCCTTCCTTTAGGAGCGCTTATATTCCTTATATTCTGTGTTACTAAGTGGGGATGGGGATTTGAGAAGTATCAGGAAGAGGTTAATACAGGAGAGGGCATTAAGATGCCGACATTCCTCAAACACTACTTCAGAATAGTACTTCCTATACTGATAATAATCATTTTCCTGAACGGTATTTTATAA
- the preA gene encoding NAD-dependent dihydropyrimidine dehydrogenase subunit PreA encodes MDYRIKSEIAKCSLCHDAPCSKSCGIGENSRDYTKKIDIARIIRAMYFDNAILAASLLPDDYSERDSRELIYSCPRKVDIPLILKGLQDEKKKLENLSEIGGLKALDSVDISTDICGVKLENPFLLSSSVVASNYEMCERAFEMGWAGAAFKTVCMMDIHEASPRFSAVKTATGKFYGFKNIEQLSDHSVEENMEVFKKLKEKFPDKVIIASIMGRDEEEWEYLARKCTDAGADVIECNFSCPNMEAKGTGSDVGQDPDTVERYTRATRRGTHLPILAKMTPNITDMRVPAIAAIRGGANGIAAINTIKSITGVNIDTLVALPAVHGSSMLGGYSGVAVKPIALRFISEMATCPEIKGHHISGMGGIETWRDGLEFILLGAGSLQVTTAVMEYGYRIIDDLISGLKIYMAQRGYTSVSQLIGAATDSIKENDEVERDTIVFPIIDQDKCIGCGRCYISCRDGGHQALVYSEENRSVRLNGGKCVGCQLCSLVCPVGAISQSKRVVRTK; translated from the coding sequence ATGGATTACAGGATCAAAAGTGAAATCGCCAAATGCAGTTTGTGTCATGATGCTCCCTGCTCTAAGTCTTGTGGTATAGGAGAAAATAGTAGAGACTATACTAAAAAAATAGACATTGCCAGGATCATACGAGCAATGTATTTTGATAATGCAATTCTTGCAGCAAGCCTTCTTCCGGATGATTATTCCGAAAGAGACTCTCGCGAGCTTATCTATTCCTGTCCCAGGAAGGTTGATATCCCACTTATATTAAAAGGTCTTCAGGATGAAAAGAAGAAATTAGAAAATCTTTCAGAAATTGGAGGACTTAAAGCTCTTGATAGTGTAGACATATCGACGGATATATGCGGCGTGAAGCTTGAAAATCCCTTCCTTTTGTCATCATCAGTAGTAGCCAGCAACTATGAAATGTGTGAAAGAGCTTTTGAGATGGGCTGGGCAGGCGCTGCTTTTAAGACTGTCTGCATGATGGATATACATGAAGCTTCTCCCAGGTTTTCTGCTGTAAAGACAGCAACAGGCAAGTTCTATGGATTTAAGAACATAGAGCAGCTCTCTGATCATAGCGTAGAAGAGAACATGGAAGTATTTAAAAAGCTTAAGGAGAAGTTCCCTGATAAAGTTATAATTGCATCCATTATGGGTAGGGACGAAGAGGAATGGGAATATCTTGCAAGAAAATGTACTGATGCAGGAGCTGATGTGATCGAGTGCAACTTCTCATGTCCTAATATGGAAGCCAAGGGGACAGGCTCTGATGTGGGTCAGGATCCTGATACTGTGGAAAGATATACAAGAGCCACAAGAAGAGGAACGCACTTGCCTATTCTTGCCAAGATGACTCCCAATATTACTGATATGAGAGTACCTGCCATAGCTGCTATAAGAGGCGGCGCCAATGGTATCGCTGCTATCAATACTATAAAATCTATCACAGGAGTAAATATAGACACGCTGGTAGCTCTGCCGGCAGTCCATGGAAGTTCCATGCTTGGCGGATATTCAGGAGTAGCTGTTAAACCTATAGCACTTCGATTTATATCAGAGATGGCGACATGTCCTGAAATCAAGGGGCATCATATAAGCGGAATGGGCGGAATAGAGACCTGGCGCGACGGTCTGGAGTTTATCCTGCTTGGAGCAGGTAGTCTTCAGGTTACAACAGCTGTAATGGAATACGGCTATCGCATCATTGATGATCTTATATCAGGACTTAAGATATATATGGCACAGCGCGGCTATACATCTGTAAGTCAGCTTATAGGCGCTGCGACAGACTCAATCAAAGAAAATGACGAAGTGGAAAGAGACACAATTGTTTTTCCGATAATAGATCAGGATAAGTGCATCGGCTGCGGAAGATGCTATATAAGCTGCCGTGATGGAGGTCATCAGGCACTTGTATATTCGGAAGAGAACCGGAGTGTGAGACTAAACGGTGGCAAGTGCGTTGGCTGTCAGCTATGCTCACTGGTGTGTCCTGTAGGAGCGATAAGTCAGAGTAAGAGAGTAGTGCGTACAAAATAA
- a CDS encoding amino acid ABC transporter permease → MNSRLWDIIINSIPKILLPGITYTIPLTLLSFAIGMVIAIIVAVTRAMKIKVLSEIFRFYVWVFRGTPMLVQLFIIFYGLPNVGVRLDAFPSAIIAFSLNVGAYASETIRGSILSIPKSQTEGAVACGLSLGQAMYHIVLPQAIKNCVPALFNTFISLVKDTSLAANITITEMFMATQRIVAVTYEPLALYIEVAVVYLIFSTALTYLQKYVESKLNVHAVEAN, encoded by the coding sequence ATGAATTCAAGACTGTGGGATATAATAATAAACTCAATACCTAAAATACTCCTTCCGGGTATAACCTATACTATTCCTCTAACTTTATTGTCTTTTGCTATAGGGATGGTGATAGCAATCATCGTAGCTGTTACGAGAGCTATGAAGATCAAGGTATTGTCTGAGATATTCAGATTCTACGTATGGGTATTTCGTGGAACCCCTATGCTGGTGCAGCTGTTCATAATATTTTATGGACTTCCAAACGTAGGAGTAAGGCTGGATGCATTCCCGTCAGCTATCATCGCATTTTCCTTAAACGTTGGAGCTTATGCATCAGAGACCATAAGAGGTTCGATACTGTCAATTCCAAAAAGTCAGACAGAAGGAGCAGTAGCATGCGGATTATCACTGGGGCAGGCAATGTATCACATAGTATTACCGCAGGCTATCAAGAACTGCGTACCGGCACTTTTCAATACATTTATATCACTGGTCAAGGACACTTCCCTTGCTGCCAACATAACTATCACGGAGATGTTCATGGCGACCCAGAGAATCGTTGCAGTTACTTATGAGCCGCTGGCTCTGTATATAGAGGTTGCAGTCGTATATCTCATATTCAGTACAGCGCTGACATATCTGCAGAAATATGTTGAAAGTAAATTAAATGTTCACGCAGTAGAGGCGAACTAG